The following proteins are co-located in the Vidua macroura isolate BioBank_ID:100142 chromosome 1, ASM2450914v1, whole genome shotgun sequence genome:
- the LOC128818176 gene encoding dapper homolog 3-like isoform X2: MGYRDGSKFGHEMRSWDTDENENGTCFLFLYLSLPPCPVGLAMSVFRGPMERLERALPLPGSAGYPSAAARTPLLPGGSGSCPAPQCRGHQPCPAPPTGRVACEGASTEPLGCPGAALARPRPRRALRGARASPGTAGSRPRPRAAGPLRPSFEKKTVIKTIRRNLQTYLPFGIIQSS, encoded by the coding sequence ATGGGGTATAGGGATGGATCGAAGTTTGGGCATGAAATGAGGAGCTGGGACACAGATGAGAATGAAAATGGAActtgctttctatttttatacCTGTCTTTGCCGCCTTGCCCGGTAGGATTGGCCATGTCGGTGTTTCGGGGCCCCATGGAGCGGCTGGAGCGAGCTCTCCCGCTGCCCGGCTCTGCGGGCTatccctcagcagctgcacGGACACCGCTCCTGCCCGGGGGCTCGGGCAGCTGCCCAGCCCCGCAATGCCGCGGTCACCAGCCGTGTCCGGCTCCTCCCACGGGCAGGGTTGCGTGCGAGGGCGCCAGCACGGAGCCCCTCGGCTGCCCCGGGGCGGCGCTggcccggccgcggccccggcgggccCTGCGTGGGGCGCGGGCCTCTCCTGGCACCGCTGGgagccgcccccggccccgcgctgcGGGCCCGCTTCGCCcttcctttgaaaagaaaaccgTCATCAAAACCATTCGG
- the LOC128818176 gene encoding dapper homolog 3-like isoform X3 yields MGYRDGSKFGHEMRSWDTDENENGTCFLFLYLSLPPCPVGLAMSVFRGPMERLERALPLPGSAGYPSAAARTPLLPGGSGSCPAPQCRGHQPCPAPPTGRVACEGASTEPLGCPGAALARPRPRRALRGARASPGTAGSRPRPRAAGPLRPSFEKKTVIKTIRLWN; encoded by the coding sequence ATGGGGTATAGGGATGGATCGAAGTTTGGGCATGAAATGAGGAGCTGGGACACAGATGAGAATGAAAATGGAActtgctttctatttttatacCTGTCTTTGCCGCCTTGCCCGGTAGGATTGGCCATGTCGGTGTTTCGGGGCCCCATGGAGCGGCTGGAGCGAGCTCTCCCGCTGCCCGGCTCTGCGGGCTatccctcagcagctgcacGGACACCGCTCCTGCCCGGGGGCTCGGGCAGCTGCCCAGCCCCGCAATGCCGCGGTCACCAGCCGTGTCCGGCTCCTCCCACGGGCAGGGTTGCGTGCGAGGGCGCCAGCACGGAGCCCCTCGGCTGCCCCGGGGCGGCGCTggcccggccgcggccccggcgggccCTGCGTGGGGCGCGGGCCTCTCCTGGCACCGCTGGgagccgcccccggccccgcgctgcGGGCCCGCTTCGCCcttcctttgaaaagaaaaccgTCATCAAAACCATTCGG
- the LOC128818176 gene encoding dapper homolog 3-like isoform X1, protein MGYRDGSKFGHEMRSWDTDENENGTCFLFLYLSLPPCPVGLAMSVFRGPMERLERALPLPGSAGYPSAAARTPLLPGGSGSCPAPQCRGHQPCPAPPTGRVACEGASTEPLGCPGAALARPRPRRALRGARASPGTAGSRPRPRAAGPLRPSFEKKTVIKTIRDRNPELRSHETTIQFCIEHPEKKQKF, encoded by the exons ATGGGGTATAGGGATGGATCGAAGTTTGGGCATGAAATGAGGAGCTGGGACACAGATGAGAATGAAAATGGAActtgctttctatttttatacCTGTCTTTGCCGCCTTGCCCGGTAGGATTGGCCATGTCGGTGTTTCGGGGCCCCATGGAGCGGCTGGAGCGAGCTCTCCCGCTGCCCGGCTCTGCGGGCTatccctcagcagctgcacGGACACCGCTCCTGCCCGGGGGCTCGGGCAGCTGCCCAGCCCCGCAATGCCGCGGTCACCAGCCGTGTCCGGCTCCTCCCACGGGCAGGGTTGCGTGCGAGGGCGCCAGCACGGAGCCCCTCGGCTGCCCCGGGGCGGCGCTggcccggccgcggccccggcgggccCTGCGTGGGGCGCGGGCCTCTCCTGGCACCGCTGGgagccgcccccggccccgcgctgcGGGCCCGCTTCGCCcttcctttgaaaagaaaaccgTCATCAAAACCATTCGG GACAGAAATCCAGAGCTGAGGTCACATGAAACCACAATCCAATTCTGTATAGAGCATcctgagaaaaagcagaaattctga